The Buchnera aphidicola (Sitobion avenae) genome contains a region encoding:
- the hisH gene encoding imidazole glycerol phosphate synthase subunit HisH — MDIVIVDTGCANLKSIQVAVKNLGYDSIITSELSKISKSKKIFLPGVGTASAVMSILSKKNIIHIIRECKQKILGICLGMQLLCDFSEECNGVKTMGIIKSSVLRLKTNNLPLPHIGWNQITFSKTHPLFKNIPNNSRFYFVHSYIVPINKYTLSTTNYGVDFSSVVQKNNFFGVQFHPEKSGDIGAKLLKNFLEI, encoded by the coding sequence ATGGATATAGTAATAGTAGATACGGGTTGTGCTAATTTAAAATCAATACAAGTGGCAGTTAAAAATTTAGGTTATGATTCTATAATAACTTCTGAATTGTCTAAAATCTCAAAATCTAAAAAGATTTTTTTGCCAGGAGTAGGTACTGCTTCTGCAGTAATGAGTATTTTATCTAAAAAAAATATAATTCATATTATTCGCGAATGTAAACAAAAAATATTAGGGATATGTCTAGGAATGCAACTTCTTTGTGATTTTAGTGAAGAATGTAATGGTGTAAAAACAATGGGTATAATTAAATCTTCTGTATTGCGTTTAAAAACTAATAATTTACCATTACCTCATATTGGATGGAATCAAATTACATTCAGTAAAACACATCCTTTATTTAAAAATATACCAAATAATTCTAGATTTTATTTTGTTCATAGTTATATAGTTCCAATTAATAAATACACATTATCTACAACTAATTATGGTGTTGATTTTAGTTCAGTTGTACAAAAAAATAATTTTTTCGGTGTTCAATTTCATCCAGAAAAATCTGGAGATATAGGCGCTAAATTATTGAAAAATTTTTTGGAGATATAA
- the hisIE gene encoding bifunctional phosphoribosyl-AMP cyclohydrolase/phosphoribosyl-ATP diphosphatase HisIE produces the protein MLKQHDLLNLNWKKTNGMIPAIIQDYSSNEILMHGYMNKDALLKTQKDGLVTFYSRTRNCLWTKGEISGNYLKVIEIGTDCDHDTLLILAEPTGKTCHLGNTSCFFLKKYNINFLFELEKIIENRKDKFLNNSYTSSLYKSGTSRIAQKVGEEAIETILAAMKKDRKELINESSDLIYHLIVLLHDQNISLNLVLDNLKKRRKKELIVNIENN, from the coding sequence GTGTTAAAACAACATGATTTATTAAATCTCAATTGGAAAAAAACTAATGGCATGATTCCTGCGATTATACAAGATTATTCTTCAAATGAAATTTTAATGCATGGATATATGAATAAAGATGCTTTATTAAAAACCCAAAAAGATGGTTTAGTAACGTTTTATTCTCGTACTAGAAATTGTTTATGGACTAAAGGAGAAATATCAGGTAATTATTTAAAAGTAATTGAAATTGGTACAGATTGTGATCATGATACATTATTAATTTTAGCGGAACCTACAGGAAAAACATGTCATTTAGGCAATACAAGTTGCTTTTTTTTAAAAAAATATAATATAAACTTTTTATTTGAATTGGAAAAAATTATAGAGAATAGAAAAGATAAATTTTTAAATAATTCATATACATCTAGTTTGTATAAATCAGGAACAAGTCGTATAGCACAAAAAGTAGGTGAAGAAGCTATAGAAACAATATTAGCAGCTATGAAGAAAGATCGAAAAGAATTAATTAATGAATCTTCAGATTTAATTTATCATTTAATTGTATTATTACATGATCAAAATATAAGTTTAAATTTAGTTCTTGATAATTTAAAAAAAAGAAGAAAAAAAGAATTGATTGTTAATATTGAAAATAATTAA
- the gndA gene encoding NADP-dependent phosphogluconate dehydrogenase has product MSKQQIGVVGMAVMGRNLALNIESKNYSVSIFNRTRSITEEVINQNKNKNIFPYFSMKGFVDSLLKPRCILLMVQAGRATDETIKLIMPYLEKEDILIDAGNTFYKDTIRRNDELSKYGINFIGMGVSGGELGALNGPSIMPGGQKEAYKLVAPMLQKISAKFQGESCVSYIGPNGAGHYVKMVHNGIEYGDMQLIAESYFLLKYLLNMNNEELSSTFHEWNKGELNSYLIEITKNIFLKKDKNDEYLIDLILDKAEDKGTGKWISKNALELREPLSLITESVFSRYLSFLKEQRIIASQILKGPDIKTSIKDKSSFIEEVRRALYLGKIISYAQGFSQLKRSSEKYNWNLKYGEIAKIFRAGCIIRANFLEKITEEYSQNKNIVNLLLTPYFSKISNEYQSSLRKIVIYAIKYGISVPTFSAAISYYDSYRALQLPANLIQAQRDYFGSHTYQRIDKPGYFHTNWLIKK; this is encoded by the coding sequence ATGTCAAAACAACAAATTGGCGTAGTAGGAATGGCAGTAATGGGACGAAATTTAGCGTTAAATATTGAAAGTAAAAATTATAGTGTATCTATATTTAATAGAACACGTTCAATAACAGAAGAAGTAATTAATCAAAATAAGAACAAAAATATTTTTCCATATTTTTCTATGAAAGGTTTTGTGGACTCACTTCTAAAACCTAGGTGTATTTTATTAATGGTTCAAGCTGGACGAGCTACTGATGAAACGATTAAGTTAATTATGCCTTATTTAGAAAAAGAAGATATATTAATTGATGCGGGTAACACTTTTTACAAGGATACTATTCGGAGAAATGATGAATTATCTAAATACGGTATTAATTTTATTGGAATGGGAGTTTCTGGAGGTGAATTAGGAGCATTAAATGGCCCCTCTATCATGCCAGGAGGTCAAAAAGAAGCATATAAGTTAGTAGCTCCTATGTTGCAAAAAATATCTGCAAAATTTCAAGGTGAATCATGTGTAAGCTATATTGGTCCGAATGGTGCTGGTCATTATGTCAAAATGGTACACAATGGTATTGAATACGGTGATATGCAGTTAATTGCAGAATCCTATTTTTTATTAAAATATTTGTTGAATATGAACAATGAAGAATTATCCTCTACTTTTCATGAGTGGAATAAAGGAGAGTTAAATAGTTATTTAATTGAAATAACAAAAAATATTTTTCTTAAAAAAGATAAAAATGATGAGTATTTAATAGATTTAATTTTAGATAAGGCTGAAGATAAAGGTACTGGAAAATGGATTAGTAAAAATGCTTTAGAATTACGAGAACCTCTTTCATTAATTACTGAATCTGTTTTTTCACGTTATTTATCTTTTCTTAAAGAACAACGTATAATTGCATCTCAAATATTAAAAGGACCTGATATAAAAACATCTATTAAAGATAAAAGTAGTTTTATTGAAGAAGTCAGACGAGCTTTATATTTAGGAAAAATAATTTCTTACGCTCAAGGATTTTCTCAGTTAAAAAGATCTTCAGAAAAATATAATTGGAATTTAAAATATGGTGAAATTGCTAAAATTTTTAGAGCTGGATGTATTATCAGAGCTAATTTTTTAGAAAAAATAACAGAAGAATATTCTCAAAATAAAAATATAGTGAATTTGTTATTAACACCCTACTTTTCAAAAATATCTAATGAATATCAAAGTTCATTGCGAAAAATTGTTATCTATGCGATAAAATATGGAATTTCTGTACCAACTTTTTCTGCAGCAATATCGTATTATGATAGTTATAGAGCATTACAGTTGCCAGCTAATCTTATTCAAGCTCAAAGAGATTATTTTGGCTCACATACTTATCAAAGAATAGATAAACCCGGTTACTTCCATACAAATTGGTTAATAAAAAAATAG
- the hisA gene encoding 1-(5-phosphoribosyl)-5-[(5-phosphoribosylamino)methylideneamino]imidazole-4-carboxamide isomerase gives MIIPAFDLINGKAVRLYQGNYLNKKNYDINLAYCLEEYRLKGINIVHLVDLDGAKNIHNRQIELFKKILSQTTMPIQIGGGIRTTKDINMFLELGATRIVIGSSSIQNKEKVKKWLKIYGSDVIVLALDVQINNDNKKEIYINGWQKKTNFLLEEIIEYFLPSGLKHVLCTDISKDGTLLGPNVALYKEITSSFKNINFQASGGVATLQDIISLKKSGIKSIIIGRSLLEKKFTIEEAFRCWQNES, from the coding sequence ATGATTATTCCTGCATTTGATTTAATTAATGGGAAAGCAGTACGTTTATATCAAGGTAATTATTTAAATAAAAAAAATTATGATATAAATTTAGCTTATTGTTTAGAAGAATACAGATTAAAAGGAATTAACATTGTTCACTTAGTAGATTTAGATGGAGCAAAAAATATTCATAATAGACAAATAGAATTATTTAAGAAGATATTATCTCAGACTACTATGCCCATTCAAATAGGTGGAGGAATAAGGACTACAAAAGATATTAATATGTTTCTCGAGTTGGGAGCTACAAGAATAGTGATTGGTTCTTCTAGTATACAAAACAAAGAAAAAGTGAAAAAATGGTTAAAAATATATGGTTCAGATGTAATTGTTTTAGCATTAGACGTGCAGATTAATAATGATAATAAAAAAGAAATATATATTAATGGTTGGCAAAAAAAAACTAATTTTCTTTTAGAAGAAATTATTGAATATTTCTTACCGAGTGGATTAAAGCATGTATTATGTACAGATATTTCGAAAGACGGAACTCTTTTAGGACCAAATGTTGCTTTGTATAAAGAAATTACTAGTTCTTTTAAAAATATAAATTTTCAAGCATCTGGAGGAGTTGCGACATTACAAGACATTATTTCTTTGAAGAAAAGTGGTATTAAAAGTATTATTATTGGGCGTAGTTTATTAGAAAAAAAATTTACGATAGAAGAGGCCTTCAGATGTTGGCAAAACGAATCATAG
- the hisC gene encoding histidinol-phosphate transaminase — protein sequence MSINILKLARSNVQRLIPYQSARRIGGGHGDILLNANESSKPVFFESKKKSFHRYPECQPINVISSYANYTNLSCNQILVTRGADEGIELLIKAFCEPGQDAIMYCPPTYDMYRVNAEIHGVEIKEIPTIKNTWQLDLSNIQLNLSRVKLVYVCNPNNPTGNILLKQDLISLLKITLGHSLVVIDEAYIEFSPKESMTNYLKKYPNLVILRTLSKAFALAGIRCGFTLANKEVIDILNKVISPYPISAPVSDIAVQSLEIPYIKLMQDRVLDSNNNRIWLIDQLKNIHCVEKVFESNANYILVKFFMFKQVFQNLWDKGVILRNQNNKINLKNCIRISIGTHLESLRLIKELKIFSKEIFEGKISEK from the coding sequence ATGAGTATTAATATTTTAAAATTAGCAAGAAGTAATGTACAAAGATTGATACCTTATCAATCTGCAAGACGTATTGGAGGAGGACATGGTGATATTTTATTAAATGCTAATGAATCATCTAAACCTGTTTTTTTTGAATCAAAAAAAAAATCATTTCATCGTTATCCAGAATGTCAACCTATTAATGTAATATCTTCTTATGCTAATTATACGAATTTATCTTGCAATCAAATTTTAGTGACAAGAGGTGCTGATGAAGGAATTGAATTATTAATAAAAGCGTTTTGCGAGCCAGGACAAGATGCAATTATGTATTGTCCTCCTACTTATGATATGTATAGAGTAAATGCAGAAATACATGGTGTTGAAATTAAAGAAATCCCTACTATTAAAAATACTTGGCAATTAGATTTGTCAAATATTCAATTAAATTTAAGTAGAGTAAAATTAGTTTATGTTTGTAATCCTAATAATCCCACTGGAAATATTCTTTTAAAACAAGATCTCATCTCGTTACTGAAGATAACTTTAGGTCATTCTTTAGTAGTAATCGATGAAGCATATATTGAGTTTTCTCCAAAAGAAAGCATGACAAATTACTTAAAAAAATATCCGAATTTAGTTATTTTAAGAACACTATCTAAAGCTTTTGCTTTAGCTGGAATAAGATGTGGTTTTACTTTAGCAAATAAAGAAGTCATTGATATTTTAAATAAAGTAATTAGTCCTTATCCGATATCTGCACCTGTTTCTGATATTGCAGTTCAATCTTTAGAAATACCTTATATTAAATTAATGCAGGATAGAGTGCTAGATTCCAATAATAATCGTATTTGGTTAATTGATCAATTAAAAAATATTCATTGTGTAGAAAAAGTATTTGAAAGTAATGCTAATTATATATTAGTAAAATTTTTTATGTTTAAACAAGTTTTTCAAAATTTATGGGACAAAGGGGTCATTTTAAGAAATCAGAATAATAAAATTAATTTAAAAAATTGTATAAGGATTTCAATAGGAACACATTTAGAATCTTTGCGTTTAATTAAAGAACTTAAAATTTTTTCTAAAGAAATATTTGAAGGGAAAATAAGTGAAAAATAA
- the smrB gene encoding endonuclease SmrB, which produces MNKNSRNTISSNILFRQWLNGTREIVQDTIFHSRIHKKNNTTIVSQRTFFEQNAHSHYFSCRSKKDLFKDNPVSYIRHQNLHNILKNLKKGKYNPGIFLDLHGLTQHQAQQALGKLIAICQKENIFCAHIMHGYGKRILKQQTPFWLSQHPDIIAFHEAPKFFGSDAAIIVIIEINSKKNNYKYFN; this is translated from the coding sequence ATGAATAAAAATAGCCGAAATACTATTAGTTCAAATATTTTATTTCGTCAATGGTTAAATGGTACTCGTGAAATAGTACAAGATACTATTTTTCATTCTCGAATTCATAAAAAAAATAATACTACTATAGTATCTCAGCGCACTTTTTTTGAACAAAACGCCCACAGTCATTATTTTTCTTGTAGAAGTAAAAAAGATTTATTTAAAGATAATCCTGTCTCTTATATTCGTCATCAAAATTTGCATAATATCTTAAAAAACCTGAAAAAAGGAAAGTATAATCCAGGTATTTTTCTTGATTTGCATGGATTGACACAACATCAAGCACAGCAAGCATTAGGCAAATTAATTGCAATATGTCAAAAAGAAAATATTTTTTGCGCTCATATTATGCACGGATATGGCAAACGTATTTTAAAACAACAAACACCTTTTTGGTTATCTCAACATCCAGACATTATAGCTTTCCATGAAGCTCCTAAATTTTTTGGAAGTGATGCTGCAATCATAGTTATAATTGAAATTAACTCTAAAAAAAACAATTATAAATATTTTAATTAG
- the hisG gene encoding ATP phosphoribosyltransferase has product MFDNNRVRIAMQKTGRLSNDSIRLLTSCGIKINLKQQKLIAFAENMPIDVMLVRDDDIPGLVMDGVVDLGIVGENVLEEELLKRISQRSEYAYTTLRRLDFGVCRLSLALPVNTVYSNIKSLKDIRIATSYPHLLKKYLDEKNISFKSCMLNGSVEVAPRAGLADAICDLVSTGATLEANGLREVQVVYHSHACLICKIGKINAIKTEVINKLMTRIKGVIKARESKYIMLHAPIKKLEEVISLLRGAERPTILKLAGDDNRVAMHMVSSETLFWETMEKLKALGASSILVLPIEKMME; this is encoded by the coding sequence ATGTTTGATAATAATCGTGTACGGATAGCGATGCAAAAAACCGGTCGTTTAAGCAATGATTCTATTAGGTTGTTAACATCTTGCGGTATTAAGATTAATTTAAAACAACAAAAATTAATAGCTTTTGCTGAAAATATGCCTATTGATGTAATGTTAGTTCGTGATGATGATATTCCAGGATTAGTGATGGATGGTGTAGTAGATTTAGGAATAGTTGGAGAAAATGTACTTGAAGAAGAATTGTTAAAACGAATATCACAAAGATCAGAATATGCTTATACTACTTTAAGACGCCTTGATTTTGGAGTATGCCGATTATCTTTAGCACTTCCCGTAAACACTGTATATTCTAATATAAAATCCTTGAAGGATATTAGAATAGCTACTTCATACCCTCATTTATTAAAAAAATATTTAGATGAAAAAAATATTTCTTTTAAATCTTGCATGTTAAATGGATCAGTAGAAGTGGCACCTAGAGCTGGTCTCGCAGATGCTATTTGTGATTTAGTTTCTACAGGTGCAACATTAGAAGCCAATGGTTTACGTGAGGTGCAAGTAGTTTATCATTCTCATGCATGTCTTATTTGCAAAATTGGAAAGATTAATGCTATTAAAACAGAAGTTATTAATAAACTAATGACTCGTATTAAAGGTGTAATTAAGGCACGTGAATCTAAGTATATTATGTTACATGCTCCTATAAAGAAATTAGAAGAAGTTATATCTTTATTACGCGGAGCAGAAAGACCGACTATTTTAAAATTAGCAGGTGATGATAATCGAGTAGCAATGCATATGGTAAGTAGTGAAACACTATTTTGGGAAACGATGGAAAAATTAAAAGCATTAGGAGCTAGTTCAATTTTAGTTTTACCAATTGAAAAAATGATGGAGTAA
- the hisB gene encoding bifunctional histidinol-phosphatase/imidazoleglycerol-phosphate dehydratase HisB, whose product MKNKILFIDRDGTLIDEPFNTRQVDSMNKLVFKKNVISSLRKLIAMDYKLIMVTNQDGLGSKNFLFEDFNIPHTFMLKIFHSEGIIFDDILICPHFLDDNCTCRKPKINMIKPWLNKIDRKNSYVIGDRDTDMELSENLKIKGIQYKEDVCNWIDIEKYIIKYNRHSEIFRETKETKVRIQVWLDLEEKSKINTGIKFFDHMLEQLSVHSGICMSIHTEGDLYIDDHHTIEDTGIVLGEALLKALGQKNGLGRFGFYLPMDESKSNCIMDISNRPYLNFKANFNHKMVGDLNTDMVEHFFYSLCYSMKITLHLYAEGKNDHHCIESLFKVFGRTLRQAIKIEGNVLPTSKGIL is encoded by the coding sequence GTGAAAAATAAAATATTGTTTATTGATCGAGACGGTACATTAATTGATGAACCATTTAATACTCGTCAAGTAGATTCAATGAATAAATTAGTATTTAAAAAAAATGTAATTTCTTCATTACGAAAATTAATTGCAATGGATTATAAATTAATTATGGTTACTAACCAAGATGGTCTTGGTAGCAAAAATTTTCTTTTTGAAGATTTTAATATTCCTCATACGTTTATGTTAAAAATTTTTCATTCAGAAGGGATAATATTTGATGATATATTAATTTGCCCTCATTTTTTAGATGATAATTGTACATGTCGAAAACCAAAAATAAATATGATAAAACCATGGTTAAATAAAATAGATCGAAAAAATAGTTATGTAATTGGTGATCGAGATACCGATATGGAATTATCAGAAAATCTTAAAATAAAAGGAATTCAATATAAAGAAGATGTATGTAATTGGATTGATATTGAAAAATATATTATAAAATACAATAGACATTCTGAAATTTTTAGAGAAACAAAAGAAACTAAAGTTCGTATTCAAGTTTGGTTAGATTTAGAAGAAAAAAGTAAAATTAATACTGGAATAAAGTTTTTCGATCATATGTTAGAACAGTTATCAGTACATAGTGGTATTTGTATGAGCATTCATACAGAAGGTGATCTTTATATTGATGATCATCATACAATAGAAGATACCGGTATTGTATTAGGTGAAGCATTATTAAAGGCTTTAGGACAAAAAAATGGTCTTGGTAGATTTGGTTTTTATTTACCCATGGATGAAAGTAAATCGAATTGTATTATGGATATATCAAATCGTCCTTATTTAAATTTTAAAGCTAATTTTAATCATAAAATGGTTGGTGATCTTAATACTGATATGGTTGAACATTTTTTTTATTCTCTTTGTTATTCCATGAAAATTACACTTCATTTATACGCTGAAGGAAAAAACGATCATCATTGTATTGAAAGTTTATTCAAAGTTTTTGGACGTACATTACGTCAAGCTATTAAAATAGAAGGAAATGTATTACCAACTTCAAAAGGGATTTTATAA
- the hisF gene encoding imidazole glycerol phosphate synthase subunit HisF has product MLAKRIIACLDVNNGVVVKGVKFQHHEIVGDIVPLAKRYAQEGIDELVFYDITASTKNKLVDRNWIEKIAEVINIPFCVAGGIKSVEDAKSILSSGADKISINSSALIDPNLITKISERFGVQCTVVGIDSWFDKAKDSYMVQQYTGDVSKTYQTCWKTSDWVKKVQEKGAGEIVLNMMNKDGLQKGYDLAHLSKIRKICKVPLIASGGAGNIEHFYEALHCSNVDGVLAASVFHKKIVDIRILKKFLITRGMEIREC; this is encoded by the coding sequence ATGTTGGCAAAACGAATCATAGCATGTCTTGATGTTAATAATGGTGTAGTAGTAAAAGGAGTTAAATTTCAACATCATGAAATTGTAGGTGATATTGTACCATTAGCCAAACGTTACGCGCAAGAAGGTATAGATGAACTGGTATTTTATGATATAACTGCTTCTACAAAGAATAAATTAGTTGATCGAAATTGGATAGAAAAAATTGCTGAAGTAATAAATATTCCATTTTGTGTGGCCGGAGGTATTAAAAGTGTAGAAGATGCAAAAAGTATTTTATCTAGTGGTGCAGATAAAATATCGATTAATTCTTCAGCATTAATAGATCCTAATTTAATTACAAAAATTTCAGAACGTTTTGGTGTACAGTGTACGGTAGTTGGAATTGATTCTTGGTTTGACAAAGCAAAAGATTCATATATGGTACAACAATACACCGGAGATGTTAGTAAAACTTATCAAACTTGTTGGAAAACATCTGATTGGGTAAAAAAAGTGCAAGAAAAAGGCGCTGGTGAAATTGTTTTAAATATGATGAATAAAGATGGATTGCAAAAGGGTTATGATCTTGCACATTTGAGTAAAATAAGAAAAATATGTAAAGTTCCTTTAATTGCATCTGGTGGCGCAGGCAATATAGAACATTTTTATGAAGCCCTTCATTGTTCTAATGTTGATGGAGTATTAGCCGCATCTGTTTTTCATAAAAAAATAGTAGATATAAGAATATTAAAAAAATTTTTAATTACACGGGGAATGGAGATTAGAGAGTGTTAA
- the hisD gene encoding histidinol dehydrogenase gives MKYFKNMIYWNKLNSKEQKKILSRPFLKESGIIKKTVKEIIKNVRNSGDKALKKYTFLFDKQDVNEFQVAEKKIISSELYLNDVLKNSIAIAKKNIMLFHKAQISSTIDIETEIGVRCQQIHLPLNSIGIYIPGGTAPLFSTVLMLAIPAKIAGCKEIILCSPPPISNEILYTAHVCGINNIFQVGGAQAIAALSLGTETIPKVDKIFGPGNAYVTEAKLQVSSIFNGTAIDMLAGPSELLIIADNSANPDFIAADLLSQAEHGMSSQVILLTPCIELAKKVILSLDKQSSNFSRLPEILMVLKNSPIIITENLSECIKISNIYGPEHLIIQTKSPREVLHYISNASSIFLGLWSPESAGDYASGTNHVLPTYGKSISNSSLGLSDFQKRVLIQELTPQGLIKLSNTLQILSSAEKLDAHKNAVKIRVDFLKEKI, from the coding sequence ATGAAATATTTTAAAAATATGATTTATTGGAATAAATTAAACTCTAAAGAACAAAAAAAAATATTATCAAGACCTTTTTTAAAAGAAAGTGGTATTATTAAAAAAACTGTTAAAGAAATTATAAAAAATGTTAGAAATTCAGGTGATAAAGCATTAAAAAAATATACTTTTTTATTTGATAAACAAGACGTAAATGAGTTTCAAGTTGCTGAAAAAAAAATCATTTCATCTGAACTTTACTTGAATGATGTTTTAAAAAATTCAATTGCAATTGCAAAAAAAAATATTATGCTCTTTCATAAAGCTCAAATTTCTTCAACAATAGACATTGAAACAGAAATTGGAGTTCGTTGTCAGCAAATTCATTTACCTTTAAATTCTATAGGAATTTATATTCCTGGAGGAACTGCTCCTTTATTTTCCACAGTATTAATGTTAGCAATACCTGCTAAAATTGCAGGTTGTAAAGAAATTATCTTATGTTCTCCTCCTCCGATTAGTAATGAAATTCTCTATACAGCTCATGTATGTGGAATTAATAATATTTTTCAAGTAGGAGGTGCTCAAGCTATAGCTGCTCTTTCGTTAGGTACGGAGACTATTCCTAAAGTAGATAAGATTTTTGGTCCAGGTAATGCTTATGTTACAGAAGCAAAATTACAAGTCAGTTCTATTTTTAACGGAACAGCAATAGACATGTTGGCAGGACCTTCAGAATTATTAATTATTGCTGATAATAGTGCTAATCCAGATTTTATTGCTGCTGATTTGTTATCACAAGCTGAACACGGCATGTCTTCTCAAGTTATTTTATTAACACCCTGTATTGAATTAGCAAAAAAAGTTATTTTATCGCTTGACAAACAATCAAGTAATTTTTCTAGATTACCAGAAATTTTAATGGTATTAAAAAACAGTCCAATTATTATTACAGAAAATTTATCAGAATGTATTAAAATATCTAATATATACGGACCTGAACATTTAATTATTCAAACAAAATCACCTAGAGAAGTACTTCATTATATCTCCAATGCCAGCTCTATTTTTTTAGGTTTATGGTCTCCTGAATCTGCCGGTGATTATGCATCTGGTACAAATCATGTTTTACCAACATATGGAAAATCTATTTCCAATTCTTCTTTAGGGTTGTCTGATTTTCAAAAACGTGTATTAATACAAGAGTTAACACCTCAAGGACTTATAAAATTGTCAAATACTCTTCAAATTTTATCTTCAGCAGAAAAATTGGACGCGCACAAGAACGCCGTAAAAATTCGGGTAGATTTTTTAAAGGAGAAAATATGA
- the aroC gene encoding chorismate synthase — MSGNTIGKIFCVTTFGESHGEALGCIVDGTPPGFELSCEDLQHDLNRRRPGSSRYTTPRRELDTIHILSGVFNGITTGTSIGLIIYNSDQRSEDYDDIKNLFRPGHADYTYEKKYGIRDYRGGGRSSARETTMRVAAGAIAKKYLKNKYGINIRGYLSAMGDIKCSFKSWEEVEKNPFFCSNIEKISELETQIKHLKKTGDSIGAEITIVAENIPIGLGEPVFDRLDADLAHALMSINAVKGIEIGDGFSVISQKGSEHRDAITPSGFSTNHAGGILGGISNGEQILLKVAFKPTSSIRKAGNTINKNNEKVQIITKGRHDPCVGLRGVPITEAMVAIVLMDHLLRFRAQCST, encoded by the coding sequence ATGTCTGGAAACACAATTGGCAAAATATTTTGCGTGACTACTTTTGGCGAATCGCACGGAGAAGCGTTAGGATGCATAGTTGATGGAACACCACCAGGTTTTGAATTATCTTGTGAAGATTTACAACATGATTTAAATCGTAGAAGACCAGGTTCTTCTCGTTATACAACTCCACGACGTGAATTAGATACAATTCATATACTTTCTGGTGTATTTAATGGTATTACAACTGGTACTAGTATTGGTTTAATCATTTATAATAGTGATCAACGTTCTGAAGACTATGATGATATAAAAAATTTATTTCGACCAGGACATGCTGATTATACTTATGAAAAAAAATATGGAATACGAGACTATCGTGGTGGAGGTAGATCTTCTGCTCGTGAAACTACCATGCGAGTTGCAGCAGGTGCTATCGCAAAAAAATACCTGAAAAATAAATATGGAATAAACATACGAGGATATTTATCAGCAATGGGGGATATCAAATGTTCTTTTAAATCTTGGGAAGAAGTGGAAAAAAATCCTTTTTTCTGTTCTAACATCGAAAAAATTTCAGAACTCGAAACCCAAATTAAACATTTAAAAAAAACAGGTGATTCTATTGGAGCTGAAATCACAATTGTTGCTGAAAATATTCCTATAGGACTTGGAGAACCAGTGTTTGATCGTCTTGATGCTGATTTAGCGCATGCTTTAATGAGTATCAATGCTGTGAAAGGAATAGAAATTGGAGATGGATTTTCAGTAATAAGTCAAAAAGGAAGTGAACATCGTGATGCAATTACACCAAGCGGATTTTCAACTAATCATGCTGGTGGTATTTTAGGTGGTATAAGTAATGGTGAACAAATTTTATTAAAAGTAGCATTTAAACCTACATCAAGTATTCGAAAAGCAGGAAACACAATTAATAAAAATAATGAAAAAGTTCAAATAATTACTAAAGGTCGACATGATCCATGTGTAGGATTACGAGGTGTTCCAATAACTGAAGCAATGGTAGCAATTGTATTAATGGATCACTTGCTAAGATTTCGAGCACAATGCAGCACGTAA